The proteins below are encoded in one region of Ostrea edulis chromosome 3, xbOstEdul1.1, whole genome shotgun sequence:
- the LOC130052464 gene encoding uncharacterized protein LOC130052464 → MESDMIAEMVKDVNDGLVCIKAIVGDEDSTTISGLRANIDKHIGKISDANHVKKISGNSVKKEHKSLTFKVIQYLQRCFNHILAQGKGDATRIGLNLKGLAFHPFGYHSLCSSSWCRFLENPKEKYFQPLICTGLDVCSTLTFVFLIGAMRLITVRYIHLFLYANLRPYGCFCRLD, encoded by the coding sequence ATGGAAAGTGACATGATAGCAGAGATGGTTAAGGATGTAAATGATGGACTTGTCTGCATAAAAGCCATTGTTGGTGATGAGGATAGTACCACAATATCTGGGCTTCGGGCAAACATTGACAAACATATTGGAAAAATATCTGATGCAAATCATGTGAAAAAAATATCTGGGAACTCTGTGAAGAAGGAGCACAAATCCTTAACATTCAAAGTTATTCAGTACCTGCAAAGATGTTTCAACCACATTCTTGCACAAGGAAAAGGAGATGCTACAAGGATAGGCCTCAATCTTAAAGGTCTCGCCTTTCATCCATTTGGATACCACAGTCTTTGTTCTTCTAGCTGGTGTCGATTTTTAGAAAATCCAAAAGAAAAGTACTTTCAACCTCTGATATGTACAGGGCTTgatgtttgctcaactcttacttttgtattccttataggagctatgagattgattactgttcgctATATTCACCTTTTCTTATATGCAAATTTAAGACCATATGGCTGTTTTTGTAGGCTAGATTGA
- the LOC130053488 gene encoding uncharacterized protein LOC130053488 produces MSDEEISEVGIVKVHRQGDPKAKRSFPRPAFVQFQDIYQKEKIMKNIPKLKIKGVSIRISNHYPEKMREKRKRLYDLQNSYRERIFLQRSKVTSWSSTIMDQCTVKIIGRPKAFDILEDPSDNNASKIHQVNK; encoded by the coding sequence ATGTCGGATGAGGAAATCAGCGAAGTCGGTATCGTTAAGGTGCACAGACAGGGTGATCCGAAAGCTAAAAGAAGTTTTCCCAGACCTGCATTTGTGCAGTTTCAAGACATTTACCAAAAGGAGAAGATCATGAAAAATATTCCTAAACTCAAAATCAAAGGTGTTTCCATTAGGATTTCCAACCATTATCCCGAAAAGATGAGAGAAAAACGGAAACGACTCTATGATCTACAGAACAGCTACAGGGAAAGAATATTCCTACAACGATCAAAGGTGACAAGCTGGTCTTCAACAATAATGGATCAGTGTACCGTGAAAATAATTGGCAGACCGAAAGCATTCGACATTCTTGAAGATCCCAGCGACAATAACGCGTCCAAAATCCATCAAGTAAACAAATAG